A region of Culicoides brevitarsis isolate CSIRO-B50_1 chromosome 1, AGI_CSIRO_Cbre_v1, whole genome shotgun sequence DNA encodes the following proteins:
- the LOC134833227 gene encoding 1-phosphatidylinositol 4,5-bisphosphate phosphodiesterase isoform X2 yields MTKKFEFNWQIPVPQPLLDGGVFDRWTEEKDNTELELQCTFKVDEYGFFVYWKSEGKEGDVIELCQVSDIRAGGLPKDMKLMNQLFNRHGEQLEERSLTICSGTDYINVNYQHVICPDAATAKIWVDGLRKITHNVKANQLCPMTCLKKHWMRLGFSVDPKGKIPVKMIAKTFASGKTEKLVYQCLSELDLPSGKNDVIEPVDFTFDKFYELYHKICPRNDIEELFKLITQGKGDTISMEQLINFLNDKQRDPRLNEILYPLYDEKRTIEIINDYEQDPALKEQKKLSKDGLIRYLMSDENAPVFLDRLDIYMEMDQPLNHYYINSSHNTYLSGRQFGGKSSVEMYRQVLLAGCRCVELDCWDGKGEDEEPIITHGMAMCTDILFKDVIYAIRDTAFVTSEYPVILSFENHCCKAQQYKLAKYCDEIFGDLLLKEPLPDYPLEPGSPLPPPSALKRKILIKNKRLKPEVEKQELELFLQGQFVIEDEVKEDASAAPVIDKIPEEIVQNVSQDGGEEPVVQYTGSTTNVHPWLSSMINYAQPIKFQGFDIAEQKNIHHNMSSFAETTGMNLLKQQSIDFVNYNKRQMSRIYPKGTRADSSNYMPQVFWNAGCQMVSLNFQTSDLPMQLNQGKFEYNGNCGYLLKPDFMRRSDRSFDPFSDAPVDGVIAAQVAVTVIAGQFLSDKKVGTYVEVDMYGLPSDTVRKEFRSRMIPANGLNPVYNEEPFLFRKVVLPDLAVLRFGVYDENGKLLGQRILPLDGLQAGYRHISLRTDANFPMSLPMLFCNIELKIYVPDGFEDFMAALSDPRAFMGAAKERSDNMKALGIEQADGGQAAKTDKREEKKEEPPLVFDPITVDSLRQEKGFQKTAKKQQKELDVIRKKQSKERMALQKVHNAAIEKCIKGKSKDQIKTDPEVRKVIQEQNSQWKEMIERHKKEEWETLRTQLADQQDILRKLMESTQVAQMKQLEGKHDREVKELNAKQAKISVETSKEVANDKTLKTKGEKDRRLREKKQNNIKRFMDEKKNATIKQNREKEKLKITHDKQLDELSNDVQKLIDVYKIEEEEYKLTAKCEFYA; encoded by the exons atgaccaagaaatttgaattcaacTGGCAGATTCCAGTTCCTCAACCATTGTTGGATGGAGGAGTATTTGATAg ATGGACCGAAGAAAAGGACAACACTGAACTAGAGTTGCAGTGTACATTCAAAGTCGACGAATATGGGTTTTTCGTTTATTGGAAGTCCGAGGGGAAGGAGGGGGATGTTATCGAGTTGTGTCAAGTCTCGGATATTCGTGCTGGAGGGCTCCCAAAg GATATGAAATTGATGAATCAGTTGTTTAATCGACATGGCGAGCAATTAGAAGAAAGAAGCCTTACTATTTGCTCTGGCACTGATTATATAAATGTAAACTACCAACACGTGATCTGTCCTGATGCGGCAACAGCAAAG aTATGGGTAGAtggtttaagaaaaataacacaTAACGTTAAGGCAAACCAATTATGTCCCATGacttgtttaaaaaaaca TTGGATGCGTCTTGGATTCAGTGTAGACCCAAAAGGGAAAATTCCGGTGAAAATGATTGCGAAGACATTTGCTTCAGGGAAAACTGAGAAGCTTGTTTACCAATGTTTGAGCGAATTAGATTTACCGTCCGGTAAAAATGATGTTATTGAGCCCGTTGACTTTACTTTCGACAAATTCTATGAAttgtatcataaaatttgtccGAGAAATGATATTGAGGAATTATTCAAGCTaat CACCCAAGGTAAAGGAGATACCATATCAATGGAGCAGCTGATCAATTTTCTCAATGATAAACAACGTGATCCacgtttgaatgaaattttatacccTCTGTATGATGAAAAACGTACGATAGAAATAATCAATGATTATGAACAGGACCCTGCATTAAAGGAACAAA aaaaattatccaaagaTGGTCTTATCCGATATCTCATGTCGGACGAAAATGCTCCGGTATTTTTAGATCGTCTAGATATCTATATGGAGATGGATCAACCTCTTAACCATTATTACATTAATTCATCGCATAATACCTATCTGTCAGGCAGACAATTTGGTGGAAAAAGTAGTg TTGAAATGTATAGACAAGTTTTGTTAGCTGGTTGTCGTTGTGTAGAGCTTGATTGTTGGGATGGAAAAGGAGAAGATGAAGAACCTATTATCACCCatg gaATGGCAATGTGCACAGACATTTTATTCAAG GATGTTATATATGCCATTCGAGATACTGCATTTGTAACTTCAGAATATCCGGTGATTTTGTCATTCGAAAACCATTGTTGCAAAGCACAGCAATACAAGCTTGCTAAATAttgtgatgaaattttcgGAGATTTGCTGCTCAAAGAACCATTACCAGACTATCCG TTGGAGCCTGGATCTCCTTTACCACCACCGTCAGCccttaaacgaaaaattttgatcaaaaataaacGCCTGAAGCCAGAAGTCGAGAAACAGGAGTTAGAGTTGTTCTTACAAGGTCAATTTGTTATTGAAGATGAAGTAAAAGAGGATGCAAGTGCGGCACCGGTTATAGATAAAATTCCCGAAGAAATTGTGCAAAATGTTTCGCAAGATGGAGGTGAAGAGCCTGTTGTTCAATATACAGGATCGACAACTAATGTTCATCCATGGCTAAGTTCAATGATAAACTACGCACAACCAATTAAGTTCCAGGGATTCGATATCGCCGAAC aaaaaaatatacatcatAACATGAGCTCATTTGCTGAAACTACTGGAATGAACTTGTTGAAACAACAGTCAATAGATTTTGTAAATTACAATAAGCGACAAATGTCTCGCATTTATCCAAAAGGAACACGTGCAGATAGTAGTAATTATATGCCTCAAGTTTTCTG GAATGCTGGATGTCAAATGGTCTCATTGAATTTCCAGACATCAGATCTTCCCATGCAACTGAATCAAGGCAAATTTGAGTACAACGGAAATTGTGGTTACTTATTGAAACCTGATTTCATGCGTCGTTCTGACAGGAGTTTCGACCCATTTag TGACGCACCTGTGGATGGAGTTATCGCAGCTCAAGTTGCAGT tACTGTGATTGCCGGTCAATTCTTGTCAGACAAAAAAGTTGGAACCTATGTTGAAGTTGATATGTATGGTCTGCCTTCTGATACAGTTCGTAAAGAATTCAGAAGCCGAATGATTCCAGCTAACGGTTTAAATCCAGTCTACAATGAGGAACCATTCTTGTTTAGAAAAGTTGTTTTACCGGATTTGGCAGTCTTGAGATTTGGCGTGTAtgatgaaaatggaaaattattggGACAGCGAATCTTGCCCTTAGATGGTTTACAAGCTGGATACCGACATATATCTCTTCGTACCGACGCTAATTTTCCAATGTCACTGCCGATGCTTTTCTGtaatattgaattgaaaatttatgtaccAGATggttttgaagattttatggCAGCGTTATCAG ATCCTCGTGCATTTATGGGAGCTGCAAAAGAAAGATCTGATAATATGAAAGCTCTTGGAATCGAGCAAGCTGATGGTGGCCAAGCTGCAAAAACGGATAAAcgggaagaaaaaaaggaagaaccACCTCTTGTGTTCGATCCAATCACTGTGGATTCACTTCGTCAAGAAAAAGGATTTcaaaaaactgctaaaaagcAACAGAAAGAGTTGGatgttattagaaaaaaacaaagcaaagAAAGAATGGCTTTGCAAAAGGTACACAATGCAGCCAtagaaaaatgtatcaaaggAAAAAG CAAGGATCAAATAAAAACGGATCCAGAAGTGCGAAAAGTGATTCAAGAACAAAATAGTCAGTGGAAAGAGATGATTGAACGTCACAAGAAAGAAGAATGGGAAACATTAAGAACCCAACTAGCGGACCAACAAGATATTTTACGTAAACTCATGGAAAGTACTCAGGTGGCGCAAATGAAGCAACTTGAAGGAAAACATGATCGCGAAGTCAAAGAATTGAATGCAAAACAAGCAAAGATCTCTGTGGAAACGTCGAAAGAAGTGGCGAATGATAAAACCCTTAAAACCAAGGGCGAAAAGGACCGAAGACTTCgtgaaaagaaacaaaataatattaagcGATTCATGGACGAAAAGAAG aatgccACCATCAAACAGAAccgtgaaaaagaaaaattgaaaataactcACGACAAGCAGCTAGACGAGCTCTCGAATGATGTTCAAAAG CTGATAGATGTGTACAAAATTGAAGAGGAGGAGTACAAGTTAACAGCTAAATGCGAATTTTATGCCTAA
- the LOC134827844 gene encoding organic solute transporter alpha-like protein, with translation MTLSISLVPRAFFFCDTISHITFVICAYQMFNLFLRYVDGESKLIEFHQEKPKKFNVATPPCCCLLRLCFKKLPITKGRIDLTRILILQLTISHILLYIVLNIILINDVTTFNSIILYATPFIVGPILLGVWGLNIMLRMFDEAAPDYKLKGKYFALQLVLIFCKLLPAVEKVLSSLWLQNRICNEVTAPPTYLLLIISVLLLILQIWASRLYRYPIRI, from the exons ATGACCTTGTCAATTTCTTTGGTACCAAg AGCATTCTTTTTCTGTGATACAATTAGTCACATTACTTTTGTAATATGTGCTTATCAGATgttcaa TTTATTCTTGCGATACGTCGATGGCGAATCAAAATTGATAGAGTTTCATCaggaaaaaccaaaaaaatttaatgttgctACTCCTCCTTGTTGCTGTCTTTTACGTctgtgtttcaaaaaattaccaataaCAAA AGGAAGAATTGACTTAACACGAATTCTGATTCTACAATTGACCATAAGTCATATTCTCTTATACATTGTTTTAAACATTATACTGATTAATGATGTaacaacttttaattcaataatctTGTACGCTACTCCTTTTATTGTTGGACCGATTCTCTTag GTGTATGGGGCTTGAACATAATGTTGAGAATGTTTGATGAAGCTGCTCCTGATTACAAATTGAAG ggCAAATATTTTGCACTTCaacttgttttaatattttgtaaattactgCCTGCCGTAGAAAAAGTATTATCATCTTTATGGTTGCAGAACCGAATTTGTAACGAAGTGACTGCTCCACCGA CTTACCTTCTTTTGATTATCTCTGTTCTTCTTTTGATCCTTCAAATTTGGGCATCACGACTGTATCGATATCCCATTCGAATTTAG
- the LOC134833227 gene encoding 1-phosphatidylinositol 4,5-bisphosphate phosphodiesterase isoform X1 encodes MTKKFEFNWQIPVPQPLLDGGVFDRWTEEKDNTELELQCTFKVDEYGFFVYWKSEGKEGDVIELCQVSDIRAGGLPKDMKLMNQLFNRHGEQLEERSLTICSGTDYINVNYQHVICPDAATAKIWQQGLRDITHNSKMNNVCPRTNLMKHWMRLGFSVDPKGKIPVKMIAKTFASGKTEKLVYQCLSELDLPSGKNDVIEPVDFTFDKFYELYHKICPRNDIEELFKLITQGKGDTISMEQLINFLNDKQRDPRLNEILYPLYDEKRTIEIINDYEQDPALKEQKKLSKDGLIRYLMSDENAPVFLDRLDIYMEMDQPLNHYYINSSHNTYLSGRQFGGKSSVEMYRQVLLAGCRCVELDCWDGKGEDEEPIITHGMAMCTDILFKDVIYAIRDTAFVTSEYPVILSFENHCCKAQQYKLAKYCDEIFGDLLLKEPLPDYPLEPGSPLPPPSALKRKILIKNKRLKPEVEKQELELFLQGQFVIEDEVKEDASAAPVIDKIPEEIVQNVSQDGGEEPVVQYTGSTTNVHPWLSSMINYAQPIKFQGFDIAEQKNIHHNMSSFAETTGMNLLKQQSIDFVNYNKRQMSRIYPKGTRADSSNYMPQVFWNAGCQMVSLNFQTSDLPMQLNQGKFEYNGNCGYLLKPDFMRRSDRSFDPFSDAPVDGVIAAQVAVTVIAGQFLSDKKVGTYVEVDMYGLPSDTVRKEFRSRMIPANGLNPVYNEEPFLFRKVVLPDLAVLRFGVYDENGKLLGQRILPLDGLQAGYRHISLRTDANFPMSLPMLFCNIELKIYVPDGFEDFMAALSDPRAFMGAAKERSDNMKALGIEQADGGQAAKTDKREEKKEEPPLVFDPITVDSLRQEKGFQKTAKKQQKELDVIRKKQSKERMALQKVHNAAIEKCIKGKSKDQIKTDPEVRKVIQEQNSQWKEMIERHKKEEWETLRTQLADQQDILRKLMESTQVAQMKQLEGKHDREVKELNAKQAKISVETSKEVANDKTLKTKGEKDRRLREKKQNNIKRFMDEKKNATIKQNREKEKLKITHDKQLDELSNDVQKLIDVYKIEEEEYKLTAKCEFYA; translated from the exons atgaccaagaaatttgaattcaacTGGCAGATTCCAGTTCCTCAACCATTGTTGGATGGAGGAGTATTTGATAg ATGGACCGAAGAAAAGGACAACACTGAACTAGAGTTGCAGTGTACATTCAAAGTCGACGAATATGGGTTTTTCGTTTATTGGAAGTCCGAGGGGAAGGAGGGGGATGTTATCGAGTTGTGTCAAGTCTCGGATATTCGTGCTGGAGGGCTCCCAAAg GATATGAAATTGATGAATCAGTTGTTTAATCGACATGGCGAGCAATTAGAAGAAAGAAGCCTTACTATTTGCTCTGGCACTGATTATATAAATGTAAACTACCAACACGTGATCTGTCCTGATGCGGCAACAGCAAAG ATTTGGCAACAAGGACTTCGCGATATTACTCATAACTCTAAAATGAATAATGTGTGTCCAagaacaaatttaatgaagcA TTGGATGCGTCTTGGATTCAGTGTAGACCCAAAAGGGAAAATTCCGGTGAAAATGATTGCGAAGACATTTGCTTCAGGGAAAACTGAGAAGCTTGTTTACCAATGTTTGAGCGAATTAGATTTACCGTCCGGTAAAAATGATGTTATTGAGCCCGTTGACTTTACTTTCGACAAATTCTATGAAttgtatcataaaatttgtccGAGAAATGATATTGAGGAATTATTCAAGCTaat CACCCAAGGTAAAGGAGATACCATATCAATGGAGCAGCTGATCAATTTTCTCAATGATAAACAACGTGATCCacgtttgaatgaaattttatacccTCTGTATGATGAAAAACGTACGATAGAAATAATCAATGATTATGAACAGGACCCTGCATTAAAGGAACAAA aaaaattatccaaagaTGGTCTTATCCGATATCTCATGTCGGACGAAAATGCTCCGGTATTTTTAGATCGTCTAGATATCTATATGGAGATGGATCAACCTCTTAACCATTATTACATTAATTCATCGCATAATACCTATCTGTCAGGCAGACAATTTGGTGGAAAAAGTAGTg TTGAAATGTATAGACAAGTTTTGTTAGCTGGTTGTCGTTGTGTAGAGCTTGATTGTTGGGATGGAAAAGGAGAAGATGAAGAACCTATTATCACCCatg gaATGGCAATGTGCACAGACATTTTATTCAAG GATGTTATATATGCCATTCGAGATACTGCATTTGTAACTTCAGAATATCCGGTGATTTTGTCATTCGAAAACCATTGTTGCAAAGCACAGCAATACAAGCTTGCTAAATAttgtgatgaaattttcgGAGATTTGCTGCTCAAAGAACCATTACCAGACTATCCG TTGGAGCCTGGATCTCCTTTACCACCACCGTCAGCccttaaacgaaaaattttgatcaaaaataaacGCCTGAAGCCAGAAGTCGAGAAACAGGAGTTAGAGTTGTTCTTACAAGGTCAATTTGTTATTGAAGATGAAGTAAAAGAGGATGCAAGTGCGGCACCGGTTATAGATAAAATTCCCGAAGAAATTGTGCAAAATGTTTCGCAAGATGGAGGTGAAGAGCCTGTTGTTCAATATACAGGATCGACAACTAATGTTCATCCATGGCTAAGTTCAATGATAAACTACGCACAACCAATTAAGTTCCAGGGATTCGATATCGCCGAAC aaaaaaatatacatcatAACATGAGCTCATTTGCTGAAACTACTGGAATGAACTTGTTGAAACAACAGTCAATAGATTTTGTAAATTACAATAAGCGACAAATGTCTCGCATTTATCCAAAAGGAACACGTGCAGATAGTAGTAATTATATGCCTCAAGTTTTCTG GAATGCTGGATGTCAAATGGTCTCATTGAATTTCCAGACATCAGATCTTCCCATGCAACTGAATCAAGGCAAATTTGAGTACAACGGAAATTGTGGTTACTTATTGAAACCTGATTTCATGCGTCGTTCTGACAGGAGTTTCGACCCATTTag TGACGCACCTGTGGATGGAGTTATCGCAGCTCAAGTTGCAGT tACTGTGATTGCCGGTCAATTCTTGTCAGACAAAAAAGTTGGAACCTATGTTGAAGTTGATATGTATGGTCTGCCTTCTGATACAGTTCGTAAAGAATTCAGAAGCCGAATGATTCCAGCTAACGGTTTAAATCCAGTCTACAATGAGGAACCATTCTTGTTTAGAAAAGTTGTTTTACCGGATTTGGCAGTCTTGAGATTTGGCGTGTAtgatgaaaatggaaaattattggGACAGCGAATCTTGCCCTTAGATGGTTTACAAGCTGGATACCGACATATATCTCTTCGTACCGACGCTAATTTTCCAATGTCACTGCCGATGCTTTTCTGtaatattgaattgaaaatttatgtaccAGATggttttgaagattttatggCAGCGTTATCAG ATCCTCGTGCATTTATGGGAGCTGCAAAAGAAAGATCTGATAATATGAAAGCTCTTGGAATCGAGCAAGCTGATGGTGGCCAAGCTGCAAAAACGGATAAAcgggaagaaaaaaaggaagaaccACCTCTTGTGTTCGATCCAATCACTGTGGATTCACTTCGTCAAGAAAAAGGATTTcaaaaaactgctaaaaagcAACAGAAAGAGTTGGatgttattagaaaaaaacaaagcaaagAAAGAATGGCTTTGCAAAAGGTACACAATGCAGCCAtagaaaaatgtatcaaaggAAAAAG CAAGGATCAAATAAAAACGGATCCAGAAGTGCGAAAAGTGATTCAAGAACAAAATAGTCAGTGGAAAGAGATGATTGAACGTCACAAGAAAGAAGAATGGGAAACATTAAGAACCCAACTAGCGGACCAACAAGATATTTTACGTAAACTCATGGAAAGTACTCAGGTGGCGCAAATGAAGCAACTTGAAGGAAAACATGATCGCGAAGTCAAAGAATTGAATGCAAAACAAGCAAAGATCTCTGTGGAAACGTCGAAAGAAGTGGCGAATGATAAAACCCTTAAAACCAAGGGCGAAAAGGACCGAAGACTTCgtgaaaagaaacaaaataatattaagcGATTCATGGACGAAAAGAAG aatgccACCATCAAACAGAAccgtgaaaaagaaaaattgaaaataactcACGACAAGCAGCTAGACGAGCTCTCGAATGATGTTCAAAAG CTGATAGATGTGTACAAAATTGAAGAGGAGGAGTACAAGTTAACAGCTAAATGCGAATTTTATGCCTAA
- the LOC134827845 gene encoding ras-related protein Rap1, with protein sequence MREYKIVVLGSGGVGKSALTVQFVQGIFVEKYDPTIEDSYRKQVEVDGQQCMLEILDTAGTEQFTAMRDLYMKNGQGFVLVYSITAQSTFNDLQDLREQILRVKDTDEVPMVLVGNKCDLEEERVVGKDLGKSLANQFNCAFMETSAKAKINVNDIFYDLVQQINKKSPEKKQSKKKKSICCLL encoded by the exons ATGCGTGAATACAAAATAGTAGTGCTTGGCAGCGGTGGTGTTG gaaaatctGCTTTAACAGTACAATTTGTCCAg GGTATCTTTGTTGAAAAGTATGATCCTACAATTGAAGACAGTTATAGAAAGCAAGTGGAAGTGGATGGACAACAGTGTATGTTAGAAATTTTAGACACTGCAGGAACT GAACAATTTACTGCCATGCGAGAtctttacatgaaaaatggaCAAGGATTTGTCTTAGTGTATTCAATTACGGCACAATCAACATTCAATGACTTACAGGATTTAAGGGAACAAATTTTACGTGTCAAA GATACTGACGAAGTACCGATGGTGTTAGTTGGTAATAAGTGCGATTTAGAGGAAGAACGTGTCGTTGGTAAGGATTTGGGCAAAAGTTTAgctaatcaatttaattgtgCGTTTATGGAAACTTCGGCAAaggcaaaaattaatgttaatgat atattttatgacttagtacaacaaataaataaaaaatcgccgGAAAAGAAGcaaagcaaaaagaaaaaatcaatatgcTGCCTACTGTAA